In Anopheles gambiae chromosome 2, idAnoGambNW_F1_1, whole genome shotgun sequence, a single window of DNA contains:
- the LOC1277086 gene encoding unconventional myosin-Va isoform X4 — protein sequence MSSMELYVKDARVWIPHPETVWEGAVVAQDYKQDDKQLKLVTDRGVEHTVPLKTPADLPPLRNPTILIGQNDLTALSYLHEPDVLYNLEVRFCDRQAIYTYCGIVLVAINPYAELPLYGPDLIRAYRGHAMGELEPHIFAVSEEAYAKLEREKCDISIIVSGESGAGKTVSAKYAMRYFAAVGGSESETQIEKKVLASSPIMEAIGNAKTTRNDNSSRFGKFTKLLFLNNHSMALTGGTMQTYLLEKSRVCFQAPGERNYHIFYQLCAGREQWPELMLDHQDKFHFLNQGQSPNISKLSDRDQFEDTLGALKTLGFDDAEIGDIMKVVASVLHLGNVVFNHRQKSQTSEVDSEACSIASNDLHLNVACDILQLDRGELRKWLVTRQIESMNDSVLIPMNKQTAEATRDALAKHIYAELFQHIVQKINRNLAGSKKQNCCFIGVLDIYGFETFDINSFEQFCINYANEKLQQQFNQHVFKLEQEQYLREGIEWKMIDFYDNQPCIDLIESKLGILDLLDEECRMPRGSDDSWVGKLMEKCGKYPHFDRPRFGTSAFLIKHFSDTVQYESRGFLEKNRDTVSRELVSVLKASGMRLCQRLMVAQEEGGGDGDAKTAPAAGVKIMVSAARTQSVDKKKKPMTQKQQRKTVGSQFRESLTQLITTLHNTTPHYVRCIKPNDDKAPFKWEAPKIVQQLRACGVLETVRISAAGFPSRWKYEDFYERYRLLCKRAQIVDWHVKATCTNIVRNWLLDEDKYRLGNTQIFFRAGQVAYLEQVRSDTRKKHIIVVQSLIRRFVCRRRYLRLKQTALGLQRHARGMLARKRADNLRKNRAAIIIQRYTRGWLQRKRYVQIRTAVLGLQTRARGFMARRKFRAALDNYKATEVQRFCRGYLARRRYRARLDHIIKCQAAVRRFLARRAFKKLKAEARTVAHIQKMYKGLENKIIELQQRHDVLSKENAALKKQNVEVVEMRQKLDGMKRLEGELKLLQLQLVQKDEKLMLSIRQLEGERDEKMQLLEEKQREEEERARERDAFEQELAKVRREVTEITAVTQIEQARLVSQADTEEIHAAYQRTVKDKDVLENENVALRQEVRRLQRIMADSHELKTHSRSVSNASSTNEEDYGYTSGRNTLDIRRASPHPYEDPSDSTVGESPEKDQTAIILRMRKLFEEEKSKSEQLRKELARLKKSSTFSTEDSIRASELEVENEKLRQDYNLLRNSIKRGVESREMDAQYGALQEELKRRREECISLKAVLAQQSQSLRSLGQTANGAETSLRIHDEGELMEAFQAQKLVNRQLESELRAITDANNETLVENNRIIDGLRTENGELQAILQQHVEQVGEEVDLETVRQNEQYLRHELRKSTAAYVELQEQLNELLAKNNELLKKNNILSNRLRDHGLNDSILMNDEFHSMVAVVKKQTQSSQGILKYRQEDESKIMQRLVTDLKPRVAVTLAPSLPAYVVFMCIRYTDLVNMDQLVRSLLTRFVQMIKRLYRGANSVEVRVMWLANTLTLHNLMKQFGGYKDYMKYNTDVQNAQQLKNFDLAEYRQVIHETIISMHSVLIRQVQDSLKQYIVPAILHHDETARGKSRRTMSLDISPEQGRSEPELLVQQLGCVYNHLSSFGLEGCYIEQIFKQLMHYICAVSVNNLMLRGDLCMWKTGMKLRYNMGCLDDWVRKMKMGPDVMKPFLPLNQISSILQARKTEEDVHTLLELSTALSTAQVLKIIKSYKTDDCENQIRPAFIEKLTQQLNLRSEQRESDTYMMDEELVSPLVVLFKYSEINLEEIDLPPELNLEGLVTKI from the exons GATGCCCGGGTGTGGATACCTCACCCGGAGACGGTTTGGGAAGGCGCCGTCGTCGCCCAGGACTACAAGCAGGACGACAAACAGCTCAAGCTAGTCACCGACCGCGGGGTAGAGCACACGGTACCACTGAAAACCCCGGCCGATCTGCCTCCGCTCCGCAACCCTACCATCCTGATCGGGCAGAATGATCTCACCGCCCTGTCCTACCTGCACGAGCCGGACGTGCTGTACAATCTCGAGGTGCGGTTCTGTGACCGGCAGGCGATCTACACCTACTGCGGCATCGTGCTCGTTGCGATCAACCCGTACGCCGAGCTGCCGCTGTACGGGCCCGACCTGATCCGCGCCTACCGGGGCCACGCGATGGGCGAGCTGGAGCCGCACATCTTCGCCGTGTCGGAGGAAGCGTACGCCAAGCTGGAGCGGGAAAAGTGTGACATCAGCATCATCGTGAGTGGCGAGTCCGGTGCGGGCAAGACGGTTTCAGCGAAGTACGCGATGCGCTACTTTGCCGCCGTCGGTGGCAGCGAGTCGGAGACGCAGATCGAGAAGAAAGTGCTGGCGAGCAGCCCGATCATGGAGGCGATCGGTAATGCGAAGACGACGCGCAACGACAACAGCTCCCGGTTCGGGAAGTTCACCAAGCTGCTGTTCCTGAACAACCATTCGATGGCGCTGACGGGCGGTACGATGCAGACGTATCTGTTGGAGAAGTCGCGCGTCTGCTTTCAGGCACCGGGCGAACGGAACTACCACATCTTCTACCAGCTGTGTGCTGGGCGGGAGCAGTGGCCCGAGCTGATGCTGGACCATCAGGACAAGTTTCACTTCCTCAACCAGGGCCAGTCGCCGAACATTAGCAAGCTGTCGGATAGGGATCAGTTTGAGGATACGCTGGGGGCGCTCAAGACGCTCGGGTTTGATGATGCGGAGATTGGGGACATTATGAAGGTGGTCGCGTCGGTACTGCATCTGGGGAATGTGGTGTTTAACCACCGGCAGAAGAGCCAAACATCGGAGGTGGACAGTGAGGCGTGCTCGATTGCGAGCAACGATTTGCATCTGAACGTTGCCTGCGACATCCTGCAGTTGGATAGGGGCGAGCTGCGCAAGTGGCTTGTGACGCGCCAGATCGAGTCGATGAACGACAGCGTGCTGATACCGATGAACAAGCAGACGGCCGAGGCGACGCGGGACGCACTGGCGAAGCACATCTACGCGGAGCTGTTTCAGCACATTGTGCAGAAGATTAATCGCAATTTGGCGGGCAGCAAGAAGCAAAACTGTTGCTTCATAG GTGTGCTCGACATCTACGGCTTCGAAACGTTCGACATCAACtcgttcgagcagttttgcaTCAACTACGCGAACGagaagctgcagcagcagttcaACCAGCACGTGTTTAAGCTCGAGCAGGAGCAGTACCTGCGCGAGGGCATCGAGTGGAAGATGATTGACTTCTACGACAACCAGCCGTGCATCGATCTGATCGAGTCGAAGCTCGGCATACTGGACCTGCTGGACGAGGAGTGCCGGATGCCGCGGGGCAGCGACGACTCGTGGGTCGGCAAGCTGATGGAAAAGTGCGGCAAGTATCCGCACTTCGACCGGCCCCGGTTCGGCACGAGCGCGTTCCTGATCAAACACTTCTCCGACACGGTGCAGTACGAGTCGCGCGGCTTCCTCGAGAAGAACCGGGACACGGTTTCGCGGGAGCTGGTGAGCGTGCTGAAAGCGTCCGGGATGCGGCTCTGCCAGCGGTTGATGGTAGCGCAGGAGGAGGGCGGTGGCGATGGGGATGCGAAGACCGCACCGGCGGCTGGGGTGAAGATTATGGTTAGTGCGGCAAGAACGCAG TCGGtggataagaagaaaaag CCGATGACTCAGAAGCAGCAACGAAAAACGGTCGGTTCACAGTTCCGCGAGAGCTTGACACAGCTGATAACGACACTGCACAACACGACGCCCCACTACGTGCGCTGTATTAAG CCCAACGACGACAAAGCACCGTTCAAATGGGAAGCACCCAAGATCGTGCAGCAGCTGCGCGCTTGCGGCGTGCTCGAAACGGTCCGCATATCGGCCGCCGGCTTCCCGTCCCGCTGGAAGTACGAGGACTTTTACGAGCGCTACCGGCTGCTGTGCAAGCGGGCCCAGATCGTGGACTGGCACGTGAAGGCCACCTGCACGAACATCGTGCGCAACTGGCTGCTGGACGAGGACAAGTACCGGCTGGGCAATACGCAGATCTTTTTCCGTGCCGGGCAGGTCGCCTATCTGGAGCAGGTGCGCAGCGACACGCGCAAGAAGCACATCATCGTGGTGCAGTCGCTGATCCGGCGGTTCGTCTGTCGGCGCCGGTACCTGCGGCTAAAGCAGACGGCACTGGGGCTGCAGCGACACGCGCGCGGAATGCTGGCCAGAAA ACGCGCGGACAATCTGCGCAAAAACCGTgccgccatcatcatccagCGGTACACGCGCGGCTGGCTGCAGCGCAAGAGGTATGTGCAGATTCGCACAGCCGTACTGGGGCTGCAAACGCGTGCCCGCGGCTTTATGGCCCGGCGCAAGTTTCGCGCAGCGCTCGACAACTACAAGGCGACCGAGGTGCAGCGCTTCTGCCGCGGCTATCTGGCCCGCCGACGGTACCGGGCACGGTTGGACCACATTATCAAGTGTCAGGCCGCGGTGCGGCGGTTCCTGGCCCGGCGTGCGTTCAAGAAGCTGAAGGCGGAGGCGCGCACCGTCGCCCACATCCAGAAGATGTACAAGGGGCTGGAGAACAAGAtcatcgagctgcagcagcggcacgacgTGCTGTCGAAGGAGAACGCTGCGCTGAAGAAGCAAAACGTGGAGGTGGTCGAGATGCGCCAGAAGCTGGACGGCATGAAGCGGCTGGAGGGTGagctgaagctgctgcagctgcagctggtgCAGAAGGACGAAAAGCTGATGCTGTCGATCCGCCAGCTGGAGGGTGAGCGGGACGAGAAGATGCAGCTGCTCGAGGAGAAGCAGCGCGAGGAGGAGGAACGGGCCCGGGAGCGGGACGCGTTCGAGCAGGAGCTGGCGAAGGTGCGGCGCGAGGTTACCGAGATCACGGCCGTCACGCAGATCGAACAGGCGCGGTTGGTGTCGCAGGCGGACACGGAGGAGATTCATGCCGCCTACCAGCGCACGGTGAAGGATAAGGACGTGCTGGAGAACGAGAATGTCGCGCTGCGGCAGGAGGTGCGCCGGCTGCAGCGCATTATGGCGGACTCGCATGAGCTGAAAACTCATTCACGCTCCGTCAGCAATGCGTCCAGCACGAACGAGGAGGACTACGGCTACACGTCCGGGCGGAACACGCTGGACATTCGGCGTGCCTCGCCCCATCCATACGAAG ACCCTTCGGATTCGACTGTAGGCGAGTCGCCCGAGAAGGACCAAACGGCCATCATACTGCGCATGCGCAAGCTGTTCGAGGAGGAAAAGTCCAAGAGCGAGCAGCTGCGGAAGGAGCTCGCCCGGCTGAAGAAATCCTCCACCTTCAGCACGGAAGACTCGATCCGTGCGTCCGAGCTGGAGGTTGAGAACGAGAAGCTGCGCCAGGACTACAACCTGCTGCGCAACAGCATCAAGCGTGGCGTCGAGTCGCGCGAGATGGACGCCCAGTACGGGGCGCTGCAGGAGGAGCTGAAGCGCCGCCGGGAGGAGTGCATCTCGCTGAAGGCCGTCCTGGCGCAGCAGAGCCAATCGCTGCGCTCGCTCGGCCAAACGGCAAACGGGGCGGAAACGAGCCTGCGGATACACGACGAGGGCGAGCTGATGGAAGCGTTCCAGGCGCAGAAGCTGGTCAACCGGCAGCTCGAGTCGGAGCTGCGCGCCATCACGGACGCGAACAATGAAACGCTCGTCGAGAACAATCGCATCATCGACGGGTTGCGGACGGAGAACGGGGAGCTGCAGGCGATACTGCAGCAGCACGTGGAGCAGGTCGGGGAGGAGGTGGACCTGGAGACGGTGCGGCAGAATGAGCAGTATCTGCGGCACGAGCTGAGGAAGTCGACGGCGGCGTACGTGGAGCTGCAGGAGCAGCTGAACGAGCTGCTGGCGAAGAACAATGAGCTGCTGAAGAAGAACAACATCCTGTCGAATCGGTTGCGCGACCACGGGCTGAACGATTCCATCCTGATGAACGACGAGTTCCACAgcatggtggcggtggtgaagAAGCAGACGCAGTCGTCCCAGGGCATACTGAAGTACCGGCAGGAGGACGAGAGCAAGATAATGCAGCGGCTGGTGACGGACCTGAAGCCGCGGGTCGCTGTGACGCTAGCGCCGAGCCTGCCCGCGTACGTAGTGTTTATGTGCATCCGGTACACGGATCTAGTCAACATGGATCAGCTCGTGCGGTCGCTGCTGACGCGGTTCGTGCAGATGATCAAGCGGCTGTACCGGGGCGCGAACTCGGTGGAGGTGCGCGTCATGTGGCTCGCAAATACGCTCAC GCTACACAATCTAATGAAACAGTTCGGCGGCTACAAAGACTACATGAAGTACAACACGGACGTGCAGAACGCGCAGCAGCTGAAAAACTTTGACCTGGCCGAGTATCGGCAGGTCATCCACGAAACGATCATCTCGATGCACAGTGTGCTGATCCGGCAGGTGCAGGACAGCCTGAAGCAGTACATTGTGCCCGCCATACTGCACCACGACGAGACGGCACGGGGCAAGAGCCGGCGCACGATGTCGCTGGACATTTCGCCCGAGCAGGGCCGATCGGAGCCGGagctgctggtgcagcagcTCGGCTGTGTGTACAACCATCTGAGCAGCTTCGGGCTGGAGGGATGCTACATCGAGCAGATCTTCAAGCAGCTGATGCACTACATCTGCGCCGTGTCGGTGAACAATCTGATGCTGCGCGGCGACCTGTGCATGTGGAAGACGGGCATGAAGCTGCGGTACAATATGGGCTGCCTGGACGACTGGGTGCGCAAGATGAAGATGGGCCCGGACGTGATGAAACCGTTCCTGCCGCTCAACCAGATCTCGTCGATACTGCAGGCCCGCAAGACGGAGGAGGACGTGCACACGCTGCTGGAGCTTAGCACGGCCCTGTCGACCGCGCAGGTGTTGAAG ATCATCAAATCGTACAAGACAGACGATTGCGAGAACCAGATCCGGCCGGCATTCATTGAGAAGCTCACGCAGCAGCTGAACCTGCGCTCGGAGCAGCGCGAATCTGACACGTACATGATGGACGAGGAGCTCGTCAGCCCGCTGGTCGTGCTGTTCAAGTACAGCGAAATCAACCTGGAGGAGATTGACTTGCCGCCGGAGCTGAATCTGGAGGGTTTGGTTACCAAGATCTAG
- the LOC1277086 gene encoding unconventional myosin-Va isoform X1, whose amino-acid sequence MSSMELYVKDARVWIPHPETVWEGAVVAQDYKQDDKQLKLVTDRGVEHTVPLKTPADLPPLRNPTILIGQNDLTALSYLHEPDVLYNLEVRFCDRQAIYTYCGIVLVAINPYAELPLYGPDLIRAYRGHAMGELEPHIFAVSEEAYAKLEREKCDISIIVSGESGAGKTVSAKYAMRYFAAVGGSESETQIEKKVLASSPIMEAIGNAKTTRNDNSSRFGKFTKLLFLNNHSMALTGGTMQTYLLEKSRVCFQAPGERNYHIFYQLCAGREQWPELMLDHQDKFHFLNQGQSPNISKLSDRDQFEDTLGALKTLGFDDAEIGDIMKVVASVLHLGNVVFNHRQKSQTSEVDSEACSIASNDLHLNVACDILQLDRGELRKWLVTRQIESMNDSVLIPMNKQTAEATRDALAKHIYAELFQHIVQKINRNLAGSKKQNCCFIGVLDIYGFETFDINSFEQFCINYANEKLQQQFNQHVFKLEQEQYLREGIEWKMIDFYDNQPCIDLIESKLGILDLLDEECRMPRGSDDSWVGKLMEKCGKYPHFDRPRFGTSAFLIKHFSDTVQYESRGFLEKNRDTVSRELVSVLKASGMRLCQRLMVAQEEGGGDGDAKTAPAAGVKIMVSAARTQSVDKKKKPMTQKQQRKTVGSQFRESLTQLITTLHNTTPHYVRCIKPNDDKAPFKWEAPKIVQQLRACGVLETVRISAAGFPSRWKYEDFYERYRLLCKRAQIVDWHVKATCTNIVRNWLLDEDKYRLGNTQIFFRAGQVAYLEQVRSDTRKKHIIVVQSLIRRFVCRRRYLRLKQTALGLQRHARGMLARKRADNLRKNRAAIIIQRYTRGWLQRKRYVQIRTAVLGLQTRARGFMARRKFRAALDNYKATEVQRFCRGYLARRRYRARLDHIIKCQAAVRRFLARRAFKKLKAEARTVAHIQKMYKGLENKIIELQQRHDVLSKENAALKKQNVEVVEMRQKLDGMKRLEGELKLLQLQLVQKDEKLMLSIRQLEGERDEKMQLLEEKQREEEERARERDAFEQELAKVRREVTEITAVTQIEQARLVSQADTEEIHAAYQRTVKDKDVLENENVALRQEVRRLQRIMADSHELKTHSRSVSNASSTNEEDYGYTSGRNTLDIRRASPHPYEGDAGGAGGGSAGRGSHRSGGGSVGSNYSVSSTIVASHGESRREEKRHPFVDYERVYRTPPDAIGMLKDPSDSTVGESPEKDQTAIILRMRKLFEEEKSKSEQLRKELARLKKSSTFSTEDSIRASELEVENEKLRQDYNLLRNSIKRGVESREMDAQYGALQEELKRRREECISLKAVLAQQSQSLRSLGQTANGAETSLRIHDEGELMEAFQAQKLVNRQLESELRAITDANNETLVENNRIIDGLRTENGELQAILQQHVEQVGEEVDLETVRQNEQYLRHELRKSTAAYVELQEQLNELLAKNNELLKKNNILSNRLRDHGLNDSILMNDEFHSMVAVVKKQTQSSQGILKYRQEDESKIMQRLVTDLKPRVAVTLAPSLPAYVVFMCIRYTDLVNMDQLVRSLLTRFVQMIKRLYRGANSVEVRVMWLANTLTLHNLMKQFGGYKDYMKYNTDVQNAQQLKNFDLAEYRQVIHETIISMHSVLIRQVQDSLKQYIVPAILHHDETARGKSRRTMSLDISPEQGRSEPELLVQQLGCVYNHLSSFGLEGCYIEQIFKQLMHYICAVSVNNLMLRGDLCMWKTGMKLRYNMGCLDDWVRKMKMGPDVMKPFLPLNQISSILQARKTEEDVHTLLELSTALSTAQVLKIIKSYKTDDCENQIRPAFIEKLTQQLNLRSEQRESDTYMMDEELVSPLVVLFKYSEINLEEIDLPPELNLEGLVTKI is encoded by the exons GATGCCCGGGTGTGGATACCTCACCCGGAGACGGTTTGGGAAGGCGCCGTCGTCGCCCAGGACTACAAGCAGGACGACAAACAGCTCAAGCTAGTCACCGACCGCGGGGTAGAGCACACGGTACCACTGAAAACCCCGGCCGATCTGCCTCCGCTCCGCAACCCTACCATCCTGATCGGGCAGAATGATCTCACCGCCCTGTCCTACCTGCACGAGCCGGACGTGCTGTACAATCTCGAGGTGCGGTTCTGTGACCGGCAGGCGATCTACACCTACTGCGGCATCGTGCTCGTTGCGATCAACCCGTACGCCGAGCTGCCGCTGTACGGGCCCGACCTGATCCGCGCCTACCGGGGCCACGCGATGGGCGAGCTGGAGCCGCACATCTTCGCCGTGTCGGAGGAAGCGTACGCCAAGCTGGAGCGGGAAAAGTGTGACATCAGCATCATCGTGAGTGGCGAGTCCGGTGCGGGCAAGACGGTTTCAGCGAAGTACGCGATGCGCTACTTTGCCGCCGTCGGTGGCAGCGAGTCGGAGACGCAGATCGAGAAGAAAGTGCTGGCGAGCAGCCCGATCATGGAGGCGATCGGTAATGCGAAGACGACGCGCAACGACAACAGCTCCCGGTTCGGGAAGTTCACCAAGCTGCTGTTCCTGAACAACCATTCGATGGCGCTGACGGGCGGTACGATGCAGACGTATCTGTTGGAGAAGTCGCGCGTCTGCTTTCAGGCACCGGGCGAACGGAACTACCACATCTTCTACCAGCTGTGTGCTGGGCGGGAGCAGTGGCCCGAGCTGATGCTGGACCATCAGGACAAGTTTCACTTCCTCAACCAGGGCCAGTCGCCGAACATTAGCAAGCTGTCGGATAGGGATCAGTTTGAGGATACGCTGGGGGCGCTCAAGACGCTCGGGTTTGATGATGCGGAGATTGGGGACATTATGAAGGTGGTCGCGTCGGTACTGCATCTGGGGAATGTGGTGTTTAACCACCGGCAGAAGAGCCAAACATCGGAGGTGGACAGTGAGGCGTGCTCGATTGCGAGCAACGATTTGCATCTGAACGTTGCCTGCGACATCCTGCAGTTGGATAGGGGCGAGCTGCGCAAGTGGCTTGTGACGCGCCAGATCGAGTCGATGAACGACAGCGTGCTGATACCGATGAACAAGCAGACGGCCGAGGCGACGCGGGACGCACTGGCGAAGCACATCTACGCGGAGCTGTTTCAGCACATTGTGCAGAAGATTAATCGCAATTTGGCGGGCAGCAAGAAGCAAAACTGTTGCTTCATAG GTGTGCTCGACATCTACGGCTTCGAAACGTTCGACATCAACtcgttcgagcagttttgcaTCAACTACGCGAACGagaagctgcagcagcagttcaACCAGCACGTGTTTAAGCTCGAGCAGGAGCAGTACCTGCGCGAGGGCATCGAGTGGAAGATGATTGACTTCTACGACAACCAGCCGTGCATCGATCTGATCGAGTCGAAGCTCGGCATACTGGACCTGCTGGACGAGGAGTGCCGGATGCCGCGGGGCAGCGACGACTCGTGGGTCGGCAAGCTGATGGAAAAGTGCGGCAAGTATCCGCACTTCGACCGGCCCCGGTTCGGCACGAGCGCGTTCCTGATCAAACACTTCTCCGACACGGTGCAGTACGAGTCGCGCGGCTTCCTCGAGAAGAACCGGGACACGGTTTCGCGGGAGCTGGTGAGCGTGCTGAAAGCGTCCGGGATGCGGCTCTGCCAGCGGTTGATGGTAGCGCAGGAGGAGGGCGGTGGCGATGGGGATGCGAAGACCGCACCGGCGGCTGGGGTGAAGATTATGGTTAGTGCGGCAAGAACGCAG TCGGtggataagaagaaaaag CCGATGACTCAGAAGCAGCAACGAAAAACGGTCGGTTCACAGTTCCGCGAGAGCTTGACACAGCTGATAACGACACTGCACAACACGACGCCCCACTACGTGCGCTGTATTAAG CCCAACGACGACAAAGCACCGTTCAAATGGGAAGCACCCAAGATCGTGCAGCAGCTGCGCGCTTGCGGCGTGCTCGAAACGGTCCGCATATCGGCCGCCGGCTTCCCGTCCCGCTGGAAGTACGAGGACTTTTACGAGCGCTACCGGCTGCTGTGCAAGCGGGCCCAGATCGTGGACTGGCACGTGAAGGCCACCTGCACGAACATCGTGCGCAACTGGCTGCTGGACGAGGACAAGTACCGGCTGGGCAATACGCAGATCTTTTTCCGTGCCGGGCAGGTCGCCTATCTGGAGCAGGTGCGCAGCGACACGCGCAAGAAGCACATCATCGTGGTGCAGTCGCTGATCCGGCGGTTCGTCTGTCGGCGCCGGTACCTGCGGCTAAAGCAGACGGCACTGGGGCTGCAGCGACACGCGCGCGGAATGCTGGCCAGAAA ACGCGCGGACAATCTGCGCAAAAACCGTgccgccatcatcatccagCGGTACACGCGCGGCTGGCTGCAGCGCAAGAGGTATGTGCAGATTCGCACAGCCGTACTGGGGCTGCAAACGCGTGCCCGCGGCTTTATGGCCCGGCGCAAGTTTCGCGCAGCGCTCGACAACTACAAGGCGACCGAGGTGCAGCGCTTCTGCCGCGGCTATCTGGCCCGCCGACGGTACCGGGCACGGTTGGACCACATTATCAAGTGTCAGGCCGCGGTGCGGCGGTTCCTGGCCCGGCGTGCGTTCAAGAAGCTGAAGGCGGAGGCGCGCACCGTCGCCCACATCCAGAAGATGTACAAGGGGCTGGAGAACAAGAtcatcgagctgcagcagcggcacgacgTGCTGTCGAAGGAGAACGCTGCGCTGAAGAAGCAAAACGTGGAGGTGGTCGAGATGCGCCAGAAGCTGGACGGCATGAAGCGGCTGGAGGGTGagctgaagctgctgcagctgcagctggtgCAGAAGGACGAAAAGCTGATGCTGTCGATCCGCCAGCTGGAGGGTGAGCGGGACGAGAAGATGCAGCTGCTCGAGGAGAAGCAGCGCGAGGAGGAGGAACGGGCCCGGGAGCGGGACGCGTTCGAGCAGGAGCTGGCGAAGGTGCGGCGCGAGGTTACCGAGATCACGGCCGTCACGCAGATCGAACAGGCGCGGTTGGTGTCGCAGGCGGACACGGAGGAGATTCATGCCGCCTACCAGCGCACGGTGAAGGATAAGGACGTGCTGGAGAACGAGAATGTCGCGCTGCGGCAGGAGGTGCGCCGGCTGCAGCGCATTATGGCGGACTCGCATGAGCTGAAAACTCATTCACGCTCCGTCAGCAATGCGTCCAGCACGAACGAGGAGGACTACGGCTACACGTCCGGGCGGAACACGCTGGACATTCGGCGTGCCTCGCCCCATCCATACGAAGGTGACGCAGGTGGCGCTGGTGGGGGAAGCGCTGGTCGGGGGAGTCACCGCAGCGGCGGTGGTTCTGTTGGTAGTAATTATAGCGTTAGTAGTACAATTGTCGCTAGTCATGGTGAGTCACGCAGGGAGGAGAAAAGACATCCGTTCGTGGATTACGAGCGGGTGTACCGGACGCCGCCCGATGCGATCGGTATGCTGAAAG ACCCTTCGGATTCGACTGTAGGCGAGTCGCCCGAGAAGGACCAAACGGCCATCATACTGCGCATGCGCAAGCTGTTCGAGGAGGAAAAGTCCAAGAGCGAGCAGCTGCGGAAGGAGCTCGCCCGGCTGAAGAAATCCTCCACCTTCAGCACGGAAGACTCGATCCGTGCGTCCGAGCTGGAGGTTGAGAACGAGAAGCTGCGCCAGGACTACAACCTGCTGCGCAACAGCATCAAGCGTGGCGTCGAGTCGCGCGAGATGGACGCCCAGTACGGGGCGCTGCAGGAGGAGCTGAAGCGCCGCCGGGAGGAGTGCATCTCGCTGAAGGCCGTCCTGGCGCAGCAGAGCCAATCGCTGCGCTCGCTCGGCCAAACGGCAAACGGGGCGGAAACGAGCCTGCGGATACACGACGAGGGCGAGCTGATGGAAGCGTTCCAGGCGCAGAAGCTGGTCAACCGGCAGCTCGAGTCGGAGCTGCGCGCCATCACGGACGCGAACAATGAAACGCTCGTCGAGAACAATCGCATCATCGACGGGTTGCGGACGGAGAACGGGGAGCTGCAGGCGATACTGCAGCAGCACGTGGAGCAGGTCGGGGAGGAGGTGGACCTGGAGACGGTGCGGCAGAATGAGCAGTATCTGCGGCACGAGCTGAGGAAGTCGACGGCGGCGTACGTGGAGCTGCAGGAGCAGCTGAACGAGCTGCTGGCGAAGAACAATGAGCTGCTGAAGAAGAACAACATCCTGTCGAATCGGTTGCGCGACCACGGGCTGAACGATTCCATCCTGATGAACGACGAGTTCCACAgcatggtggcggtggtgaagAAGCAGACGCAGTCGTCCCAGGGCATACTGAAGTACCGGCAGGAGGACGAGAGCAAGATAATGCAGCGGCTGGTGACGGACCTGAAGCCGCGGGTCGCTGTGACGCTAGCGCCGAGCCTGCCCGCGTACGTAGTGTTTATGTGCATCCGGTACACGGATCTAGTCAACATGGATCAGCTCGTGCGGTCGCTGCTGACGCGGTTCGTGCAGATGATCAAGCGGCTGTACCGGGGCGCGAACTCGGTGGAGGTGCGCGTCATGTGGCTCGCAAATACGCTCAC GCTACACAATCTAATGAAACAGTTCGGCGGCTACAAAGACTACATGAAGTACAACACGGACGTGCAGAACGCGCAGCAGCTGAAAAACTTTGACCTGGCCGAGTATCGGCAGGTCATCCACGAAACGATCATCTCGATGCACAGTGTGCTGATCCGGCAGGTGCAGGACAGCCTGAAGCAGTACATTGTGCCCGCCATACTGCACCACGACGAGACGGCACGGGGCAAGAGCCGGCGCACGATGTCGCTGGACATTTCGCCCGAGCAGGGCCGATCGGAGCCGGagctgctggtgcagcagcTCGGCTGTGTGTACAACCATCTGAGCAGCTTCGGGCTGGAGGGATGCTACATCGAGCAGATCTTCAAGCAGCTGATGCACTACATCTGCGCCGTGTCGGTGAACAATCTGATGCTGCGCGGCGACCTGTGCATGTGGAAGACGGGCATGAAGCTGCGGTACAATATGGGCTGCCTGGACGACTGGGTGCGCAAGATGAAGATGGGCCCGGACGTGATGAAACCGTTCCTGCCGCTCAACCAGATCTCGTCGATACTGCAGGCCCGCAAGACGGAGGAGGACGTGCACACGCTGCTGGAGCTTAGCACGGCCCTGTCGACCGCGCAGGTGTTGAAG ATCATCAAATCGTACAAGACAGACGATTGCGAGAACCAGATCCGGCCGGCATTCATTGAGAAGCTCACGCAGCAGCTGAACCTGCGCTCGGAGCAGCGCGAATCTGACACGTACATGATGGACGAGGAGCTCGTCAGCCCGCTGGTCGTGCTGTTCAAGTACAGCGAAATCAACCTGGAGGAGATTGACTTGCCGCCGGAGCTGAATCTGGAGGGTTTGGTTACCAAGATCTAG